In Tenrec ecaudatus isolate mTenEca1 chromosome 5, mTenEca1.hap1, whole genome shotgun sequence, the following are encoded in one genomic region:
- the LOC142448750 gene encoding small ribosomal subunit protein eS27, with protein MPLAKDLLHPSPEEEKRKHKKKRLVQSPNSYFMDVKCPGCYKITTVFSHAQTVVLCVGCSTVLCQPTGGKARLTEGCSFRRKQH; from the coding sequence ATGCCTCTCGCAAAGGATCTCCTTCACCCCTCTCccgaagaggagaagagaaaacacaagaagaagcGCCTGGTGCAGAGCCCCAATTCCTACTTCATGGATGTCAAATGCCCAGGCTGCTATAAAATCACCACGGTCTTCAGTCATGCACAAACAGTAGTTTTATGTGTTGGCTGCTCTACTGTCCTCTGTCAGCCTACAGgaggaaaagcaaggctcacagaAGGATGTTCCTTCAGACGGAAGCAGCACTAA